The following nucleotide sequence is from Glycine max cultivar Williams 82 chromosome 9, Glycine_max_v4.0, whole genome shotgun sequence.
GCTAAAACAATGACGAAACTTATCTAAcacaaaatataactaaaacCGCAACTAATCATGCACAtgtgtgtgttttgtacagtactaataaaacaaacaacTCTAGAATGTTtgtgataattataattagtgtcCTCCTTCATTTCTTCAATCACTGGACTCCTCTTACTCAAGGGGTCCACAATAAACCAATCAAGAACTCTCCCATGCGTCTGTGACTAGGAAATGGAATGCGAATACGTGCACGCATTGGAGAAGGTGATAgctatttttacataaaattctGAATCTTATGGACCATCTTTTAATAATTGTCCTAGTTACTAAGCTTGGACCTAGAAAGTATTGAGATgtgctttcttttccttttatgctTTTTAGATTATTGAGATCATTATTATAGAAAAATGTCATGTCATTATAAGGATTTGTGTGCAGATCCTTGTCAAGAGTACCCAATTTGCGAAATTGAAAGAACATTTCTTTGAAGTCGAACTTCTCTCTCTATCACACACACAAATGTATGTAAAAAAAAGCAAACTTTTTATACACTATCTTTTAactataaattatcatatattttttgacTGATTGATATACTATCTTTACATGACctgtatatttattaaacttaCAAGTATTTTGGAGAAGAAATAAACAACataaaagtgaaaatattaattcaatacTTAAAAGCATGTTTAATCAAATAGATTAAATACTTAATAATTATTAGATGTTACTAGCATACTCTTATAaaagcaattttttattttttgttaagaattaatttaGTCAAATAATATAAACCTTACATGGtatctttatttttcacttaatttttatttctttaatataCATGTGTTAAAAATACCCCAAAAtcgaaaaaacaagaaaaactaCCCTGTTTTagttagaaaagaaagaaaaaccgtGAACACAACACcataaatcaatcaatcaattaaaaccaaaaagattgGTGGTCTTAACTCGCACGAAAGATCAATTTTTCCCAAGTTATGAACATGACAAACACATCCAACcacaaaaaaatgtatacaTTATACTAGTGCAGCACACCATACATATATCATCCACACGGAATAAAGTTTTCTGGCTCTACAAAATTAGACACAGAAGAACATTtacaacaagaaaagaaaaaaacaattcatAACAGattcaattcaatcaccaaGTCATTGAATTGTGCAAAAATGAGAATATATAGTATAGTACCTCCCTGTGTGTTACCCTCTCTTCCACCACATCAAGTTTTCCTCTTGAAGACACATTCTTCCTAGCCACAGCACATTCCACAGATGCAGCATCAGTTGAGAATCCAATTCCAGGGCCACACGAAACATCCTGAAAATCCACAAATGTTCCACCagaaacatcatcatcatcatcatcacatgtGTTGTTGCCACTGTTACCGTTACTGTTACTTTTCCTTCTGTGATTCTTCTTTCTGTTCCTCTTCCCTTCCCAATCTGCTGAGGAGCGAATCACCGCCGGCACCGACACCTTCTGCGATGAACCGGCAGTGCAGCCGAAGCCCCTGAAGGTTGCTGCAGAGAATTTTCTgttgcttttgttgttgttgttggttctGTTTTGGTCTCTGGCATGTGTGGTTTCACCGGAGGTGGAGAAAGAAGACAAGAGAGAGGAGATGGTGGATTTGCTGTGAGAGGATTGGATTATGGAAGGGATTTGAGTGATTGGATCATCGGTTTCTGAAATGGGGTTCCTAAATTGGTTTCTTGGTCTTCTCCATTTCATGTGTTCTGTCACAACAGGCATGGTTTAGACTTGAGAGAGAGAATATGTGTAGAGAAATTAACAAGAGAATGAGATGAGTGAACAATAATCCGAAACTGGTCTTGGAAGCAAAGGAACTAACAAGTTATGTGGAATGCAGAGAATCtggatttttcttttgagaAGACAATTGTTTGATGGGGTAAAGATAGGATTACTACTTTTCTCCAAATGCTACTACTTTAATACaattgtaagaaaaaataaaactttatatacaatgctgaaatttaaaattattagttaaactTAACTAATCTCATgctatataataaataaatttttaatttcatactaAAGATTATCCTCTCTTGTACATAGTTATTAAGATGAAAAAttggataaatagttatttttattcctaaatGTGTAAAGTACTAACAAATTCGTTTTAGAagatagaaattcaaattttaattttcaaaagtgaaaaaaaatgtaataaattcaTTTATCCGTTAACTACAGTTAATGAAAGAGCCTATATAATACACATGGAtgaaaatgtcacaaaaatgattgtcaacatgACTGCTGAATAAATTAGATCAAAATGTAAGTTAccattggaccaaaatgtcaataagttaCCATTAGACCAAAAT
It contains:
- the LOC100818517 gene encoding uncharacterized protein, with the protein product MPVVTEHMKWRRPRNQFRNPISETDDPITQIPSIIQSSHSKSTISSLLSSFSTSGETTHARDQNRTNNNNKSNRKFSAATFRGFGCTAGSSQKVSVPAVIRSSADWEGKRNRKKNHRRKSNSNGNSGNNTCDDDDDDVSGGTFVDFQDVSCGPGIGFSTDAASVECAVARKNVSSRGKLDVVEERVTHRERSSYFGRRTVKPESFSFLDDEPDIFAARPGLEPFGTARFYRHVPHPSPDGLAEIMIIRGRIMMGGRFNSHDQFRDWRLDVDNMSYEQLLELGERIGYVNTGLKEDEMGLNIRKVKPSSSNDTSKHQLDKKCSVCQEEYESDDELGRLKCDHSYHFQCIKHWLEHKNFCPVCKQEVVVRH